Proteins from a genomic interval of Massilia sp. KIM:
- a CDS encoding glycosyltransferase, with protein sequence MHVVVVTIGSAGDLFPFLWMGRTLRARGHRVDFLAPVQHEPWVRQAGLDFHGLPADPAVLDHPDLWHPTRGLAVVWKATRPAMIEVPTFVDALDPDEPRILLVHPLALPEAQLCRDTQPLMKIAAAYLAPSNLPTVHDPLLLGPWRVPPWVPHPVRRLLWRGLAAALIDPVALPDVNAARAAAGQPPVKNLIRYLSHIPDLSITLFPEWFAPTQPDWPRPLLRCGFPLYDPAPDAAPSPALEAFLASGERPVVFTPGTGNRQARRYFEDAASAARELGLRAVFLTPYREQLPEVLPAGTLWQDYVPLRSLLPQAAALVHHGGIGTTAEALRAGTPQLVVPLAHDQFDNAARVEALGVGMSLHARRLNAARLTQALRELLGREAPARRASEVAARLAAPPDATALCLRLEFLLSA encoded by the coding sequence ATGCACGTTGTCGTCGTCACGATCGGTTCCGCCGGGGACCTGTTTCCCTTCCTCTGGATGGGGAGGACGCTGCGCGCGCGCGGCCACCGTGTCGACTTCCTGGCGCCGGTCCAGCACGAACCCTGGGTCCGCCAGGCCGGTCTGGACTTCCACGGCCTGCCGGCCGACCCGGCGGTGCTGGATCACCCCGACCTCTGGCACCCGACCCGCGGACTGGCCGTGGTCTGGAAGGCGACCCGGCCGGCGATGATCGAAGTCCCGACTTTCGTCGACGCCCTCGATCCGGACGAGCCGCGCATCCTGCTGGTGCATCCGCTGGCCCTGCCCGAGGCCCAGCTCTGCCGCGACACCCAGCCTTTGATGAAGATCGCGGCGGCCTATCTGGCGCCCTCCAACCTGCCGACCGTGCACGACCCGCTGCTGCTCGGCCCCTGGCGCGTGCCGCCCTGGGTGCCGCACCCAGTCCGGCGCCTGCTGTGGCGCGGTCTCGCGGCTGCCCTGATCGATCCGGTGGCGCTGCCGGACGTCAACGCGGCGCGCGCGGCCGCCGGCCAGCCGCCGGTGAAGAACCTGATCCGCTACCTGAGCCATATCCCGGACCTCTCCATCACCCTGTTCCCGGAATGGTTCGCGCCGACCCAGCCGGACTGGCCGCGCCCGCTCCTGCGCTGCGGGTTTCCGCTCTACGACCCGGCGCCGGACGCCGCCCCCAGCCCGGCGCTGGAGGCCTTCCTGGCCAGCGGCGAGCGGCCCGTGGTATTTACCCCGGGCACCGGCAACCGCCAGGCGCGGCGCTACTTCGAGGACGCCGCCAGCGCCGCCCGGGAGCTCGGCCTGCGCGCGGTGTTCCTGACGCCTTACCGGGAGCAGTTGCCCGAGGTCTTGCCGGCTGGAACGCTGTGGCAGGACTATGTTCCGTTGCGCAGCCTGTTGCCGCAAGCGGCGGCGCTGGTGCACCACGGCGGCATCGGGACCACGGCGGAAGCGCTGCGGGCCGGCACGCCGCAGCTGGTGGTGCCGCTGGCCCACGACCAGTTCGACAACGCCGCGCGGGTGGAGGCCCTCGGCGTGGGCATGAGCCTGCACGCCCGGCGCCTGAATGCGGCGCGACTGACGCAGGCCCTGCGCGAGCTGCTCGGCAGGGAAGCGCCGGCTCGCCGCGCGAGCGAAGTCGCGGCCCGGCTGGCGGCGCCGCCCGACGCCACCGCGCTGTGCCTGCGCCTGGAATTCCTGCTGAGCGCTTAA
- a CDS encoding excinuclease ABC subunit UvrA codes for MPNKKKTTPALEPALEGCVRVRGAREHNLKNVSLDIPRGALVVFTGVSGSGKSSLAFGTLYAEAQRRYLESVSPYARRLFHQMPVPEVDEIEGLPPAVALQQQRGTPTARSSVGSVSTLSNSLRMLYSRAGDYPPGQELLYAESFSPNTPQGACPRCSGMGRIFDVTEESMVPDDSLSIRERAVAAWPPAWHGQNLRDILVTMGYDVDTPWRDLPKKDRDWILYTEETPTVPVYAGLTPKETRAALRRKDPPSYQGTFTGARRYVLQTFANTESASMKKRVARYMVSTPCPLCGGKRLRKESLSVTFAGVDIAEISRMPLERLASLLRPYAEGRDKDGGQLHAEQLIVRRRIAADLHARLEVLLGLGLGYLALERSTPTLSPGELQRLRLATQVRSSLFGVVYVLDEPSAGLHPADTEALLEALAQLKAAGNSLFVVEHALDVIRQADWLVDVGPLAGERGGQILYSGEPEGLRRVEASQTRRYLFGEAPPPARAPRTPSGWLRLEGVRRNNLHGVDVDFPLGVLTSVTGVSGSGKSSLVSQVLVELVSAALGHGAEQEEETAGEPDLEREEALPLEGRIAAGLAGVRRLVRVDQKPIGRTPRSNLATYTGLFDQVRKLFAATPDARRRRYDAGRFSFNVAKGRCEHCAGEGFVMVELLFLPSVYAPCPTCGGARYNAKTLEVSYRGRNIAEVLGMTVGEAIDFFRDEPLVERSLEVLAEVGLDYLRLGQPATELSGGEAQRIKLAAELQRATRGKALYVLDEPTTGLHPFDADRLMVQLNRLVDAGNTVIVVEHTMRVVAGSDWVIDIGPGAGEQGGRLVACGPPQEVAKNRESRTAPYLAAALAGRNSTGAASR; via the coding sequence ATGCCCAACAAGAAGAAGACCACCCCCGCGCTCGAGCCCGCCCTCGAAGGCTGCGTGCGCGTGCGCGGCGCGCGTGAACACAACCTCAAGAACGTCAGCCTCGACATTCCGCGCGGCGCCCTGGTGGTCTTCACCGGGGTGTCCGGTTCCGGCAAGTCCTCGCTCGCCTTCGGCACCCTGTACGCCGAAGCCCAGCGCCGCTACCTGGAATCGGTCTCGCCCTACGCGCGCCGGCTGTTCCACCAGATGCCCGTGCCCGAGGTCGACGAGATCGAAGGCCTGCCGCCGGCGGTCGCCCTGCAGCAGCAGCGCGGCACGCCCACCGCGCGCTCCTCGGTCGGCAGCGTCAGCACCCTGTCGAACTCGCTGCGCATGCTGTACTCGCGCGCTGGCGACTACCCGCCCGGCCAGGAGCTGCTGTACGCCGAATCCTTTTCGCCCAATACCCCGCAGGGCGCCTGCCCGCGCTGCTCGGGCATGGGCCGCATCTTCGACGTCACCGAGGAGTCGATGGTGCCGGACGACAGCCTGAGCATCCGCGAACGCGCGGTGGCGGCCTGGCCGCCGGCCTGGCACGGCCAGAACCTGCGCGACATCCTGGTCACCATGGGCTACGACGTCGACACGCCCTGGCGCGACTTGCCGAAGAAGGACCGTGACTGGATCCTGTACACCGAAGAGACCCCGACGGTGCCGGTGTACGCCGGCCTGACGCCCAAGGAGACCCGGGCGGCCCTGCGGCGCAAGGACCCGCCCAGCTACCAGGGCACCTTCACCGGCGCGCGCCGCTACGTGCTGCAGACCTTCGCCAACACCGAGAGCGCCTCCATGAAGAAGCGCGTGGCGCGCTACATGGTGAGCACGCCCTGCCCGCTGTGCGGGGGCAAGCGCCTGCGCAAGGAATCGCTGTCGGTCACCTTTGCCGGCGTCGACATCGCCGAGATCTCGCGCATGCCGCTCGAGCGCCTGGCCAGCCTGCTGCGTCCCTACGCCGAGGGCAGGGACAAGGATGGCGGCCAGCTGCACGCCGAGCAGCTGATCGTGCGCCGCCGCATCGCCGCCGACCTGCACGCGCGCCTGGAAGTGCTGCTGGGCCTGGGCCTGGGCTACCTGGCGCTGGAGCGCAGCACGCCGACCCTGTCGCCGGGCGAGCTGCAGCGCCTGCGCCTGGCGACCCAGGTGCGCTCCAGCCTGTTCGGCGTGGTCTATGTGCTGGACGAGCCCTCCGCCGGCCTGCACCCGGCCGACACCGAAGCCCTGCTCGAGGCGCTGGCCCAGCTCAAGGCGGCCGGCAATTCGCTGTTCGTGGTCGAGCACGCGCTGGACGTGATCCGCCAGGCCGACTGGCTGGTCGACGTCGGCCCCCTGGCCGGCGAACGCGGCGGCCAGATCCTCTACAGCGGCGAGCCCGAAGGCCTGCGCCGGGTCGAGGCCTCGCAAACGCGGCGCTACCTGTTCGGCGAGGCGCCGCCGCCGGCGCGCGCGCCGCGCACGCCCAGCGGCTGGCTCAGGCTCGAAGGGGTGAGGCGCAACAACCTGCACGGCGTGGACGTCGACTTCCCGCTGGGCGTGCTCACCAGCGTCACCGGCGTGTCCGGCTCCGGCAAGTCCAGCCTGGTGAGCCAGGTGCTGGTCGAGCTGGTGAGCGCCGCCCTCGGACATGGCGCGGAGCAAGAGGAAGAGACGGCGGGCGAGCCGGACCTCGAGCGCGAGGAAGCGCTGCCGCTGGAGGGCCGCATCGCGGCCGGACTGGCCGGCGTGCGGCGCCTGGTGCGGGTCGACCAGAAGCCGATCGGGCGCACCCCGCGCTCCAACCTCGCCACCTACACCGGCCTGTTCGACCAGGTGCGCAAGCTGTTCGCCGCCACCCCGGACGCGCGCAGGCGGCGCTACGACGCCGGGCGCTTTTCCTTCAACGTCGCCAAGGGCCGCTGCGAGCACTGCGCCGGCGAAGGCTTCGTCATGGTCGAGCTGCTGTTCCTGCCCAGCGTGTACGCGCCTTGCCCCACCTGCGGCGGCGCGCGCTACAACGCCAAGACCCTCGAAGTCAGCTACCGGGGCCGCAACATCGCCGAGGTGCTGGGCATGACGGTTGGCGAGGCGATCGATTTCTTCCGCGACGAACCCCTGGTCGAGCGCTCGCTCGAAGTGCTGGCCGAGGTCGGCCTCGACTACCTGCGCCTGGGCCAGCCGGCCACCGAACTGTCGGGCGGCGAGGCCCAGCGCATCAAGCTGGCCGCCGAGCTGCAGCGCGCCACCCGCGGCAAGGCCCTGTACGTGCTGGACGAACCCACCACCGGCCTGCATCCCTTCGACGCCGACCGCCTGATGGTGCAGCTCAACCGCCTGGTCGACGCCGGCAACACGGTGATCGTGGTCGAGCACACCATGCGCGTGGTGGCCGGCAGCGACTGGGTGATCGACATCGGGCCGGGCGCGGGCGAGCAGGGCGGCCGGCTGGTGGCCTGCGGCCCGCCGCAGGAAGTGGCGAAGAACAGGGAAAGCCGGACCGCGCCCTATCTGGCGGCCGCGCTGGCCGGGCGGAACTCGACCGGGGCCGCCAGCAGGTAG
- a CDS encoding LysR family transcriptional regulator encodes METLSNLESFVRSAESASFSAAARRLALTPAAVSRNVAQLERNLGVRLFQRSTRGLTLTEAGERFLATVGAGLDTIQGAIADLSSKAGQPAGVLKLNAAHLFGCQYLLPLMPAFLERYPAVQPDWHFDNRQVDLIREGFDAAVGGGFELRPGLVARELARVHIVAVATPEFMRGRRAPASPGELRDIECVVQRSVFSGRIVQRTLRHTSGKTELCEQQARMTVNDPDAMLNSVLMHMGIGLIAMPHAVSHLESGALVRVLPGWHEDAGAISLYFTSQKLLPAKTRAFVDFVTEQFRARKLAQRFLAT; translated from the coding sequence ATGGAAACCCTGTCGAATCTCGAATCCTTCGTGCGTAGCGCCGAGTCCGCAAGTTTCTCCGCGGCGGCCCGGCGCCTGGCCCTGACGCCCGCCGCGGTGAGCCGCAACGTGGCCCAGCTCGAGCGCAACCTGGGCGTGCGCCTATTCCAGCGCAGCACCCGCGGCCTGACGCTGACCGAGGCCGGCGAGCGCTTCCTGGCTACGGTGGGCGCGGGGCTGGACACGATCCAGGGCGCGATCGCCGACCTCAGCTCCAAGGCAGGCCAGCCGGCGGGCGTGCTGAAGCTGAACGCCGCCCACCTCTTCGGCTGCCAGTACCTGCTGCCCCTGATGCCGGCCTTCCTGGAACGCTATCCGGCGGTGCAGCCGGACTGGCACTTCGACAACCGCCAGGTCGACCTGATCCGCGAAGGCTTCGACGCGGCCGTGGGCGGCGGCTTCGAACTGCGTCCAGGCCTGGTGGCGCGCGAGCTGGCGCGGGTGCACATCGTGGCGGTCGCCACGCCCGAGTTCATGCGCGGCCGCCGCGCCCCGGCCTCGCCCGGCGAGCTGCGCGACATCGAGTGCGTGGTGCAGCGCTCGGTGTTCAGCGGCCGGATCGTCCAGCGCACCCTGCGCCACACCTCCGGCAAGACCGAGCTGTGCGAACAGCAGGCGCGCATGACGGTCAACGATCCCGATGCCATGCTCAACAGCGTCCTGATGCACATGGGGATCGGCCTGATCGCGATGCCGCATGCGGTGAGCCACCTGGAAAGCGGCGCCCTGGTGCGGGTGCTGCCCGGCTGGCACGAGGATGCGGGCGCGATCTCGCTCTACTTCACCAGCCAGAAGCTGCTGCCGGCGAAGACGCGCGCTTTTGTGGATTTCGTCACCGAGCAGTTCCGCGCACGGAAACTGGCGCAGCGTTTCCTGGCGACCTAG